One Lycium barbarum isolate Lr01 chromosome 5, ASM1917538v2, whole genome shotgun sequence genomic window carries:
- the LOC132640060 gene encoding tyrosine-protein phosphatase DSP3-like, producing the protein MDLILHEEEGILVPPINFSAVEDSSIYRSGFPQPSNFPFLQSLNLSSIICLCPEPYPEENLEFLRFNNVKLFQFGMDGTKEPSAMSRSAITEALKVLTDVRNHPVLIHCKRGKHRTGRIVGCLRKWQSWCLSSVMDEYKHFAGAKWRETDVRFLETYDVSCVRHCLESIIYTYYGSTKRRLLYIEEILQKPQLTSVL; encoded by the exons ATGGATTTGATTTTGCATGAAGAGGAAGGTATTCTGGTGCCACCTATAAATTTCTCAGCAGTGGAAGATAGTAGCATTTACAGATCTGGATTTCCTCAGCCCTCCAATTTCCCATTTTTGCAGTCACTCAATTTGAGCTCTATCAT ATGTTTGTGTCCAGAGCCTTATCCTGAAGAGAATTTGGAGTTTCTTAGATTTAACAATGTAAAGCTTTTTCAATTTGGAATGGATGGCACTAAG GAGCCATCAGCTATGTCGAGAAGTGCTATAACAGAGGCTTTGAAAGTGCTAACTG ATGTTAGAAATCATCCGGTTCTTATCCACTGCAAGCGCGGAAAG CATCGAACTGGTCGTATTGTTGGTTGCCTAAGGAAATGGCAGAGTTGGTGTCTGTCTTCCGTGATGGACGAGTACAAGCATTTTGCTGGCGCGAAATGGAGGGAAACAGACGTGAGATTTCTCGAGACTTATGATGTTTCGTGCGTCAGGCATTGCCTTGAGAGCATTATCTACACGTACTATGGTTCAACAAAAAGGCGCTTGCTATATATAGAAGAAATTCTGCAGAAGCCTCAGTTGACTTCTGTTCTGTAG
- the LOC132642162 gene encoding probable WRKY transcription factor 26, whose translation MLSPPCRTDFLTIPPGISPAALLDSTIMLPKSLVPNETNVPQTLNYIDSTNNQIPQQQDFTKKQNQFEQRGIFSTSINTSNSSDDGYTWRKYGQKHVKGSNFPRSYYKCTQQNCPVRKKVECAPNGQVIEIVYNGAHNHPKTQHLRRKTMDDSYVVSQEDGSSVWRNDQQFTSCNGLERASSASVLSDVSDPMLSNNPKSMNMFKSEGTPELSSTLTSYDGEDEDFATQEGTFIGDGDNEYELEPKRRKKEGYSVEPSLLSRTVREPKVVLQVESEIDILEDGYRWRKYGQKVVKGNPNPRSYYKCTSAGCIVRKHVERASDDLKSVITTYEGKHNHEVPSANKTNGVAGHVRSASTLNGQQPCTTSRKSLKDSNIRVQFQDLPIPFERKHFVGSEYLRPSFGGSYLDNLSFGACSLQLPDFPLSLPLPARMSFPAIQNEPCLGDFHFPSNPCLAVGNIQHINDDNNSRFLKTKEEFQYWT comes from the exons ATGTTGTCGCCACCTTGTCGGACGGATTTCCTGACGATACCTCCCGGCATTAGTCCGGCGGCATTGCTTGATTCAACCATCATGCTCCCAAAATcactg GTACCTAATGAAACAAATGTACCACAAACTTTGAACTACATTGATTCAACAAACAATCAAATCCCTCAGCAGCAAGATTTCACCAAGAAACAAAACCAATTTGAGCAGAGGGGCATATTCAGCACTAGCATTAATACTAGCAATTCATCAGATGATGGATACACATGGAGAAAATATGGACAAAAGCATGTTAAAGGGAGTAATTTTCCAAGAAGTTACTACAAATGTACTCAACAAAATTGCCCTGTTAGGAAAAAAGTTGAATGTGCACCAAATGGACAAGTCATAGAAATTGTCTACAACGGTGCTCATAATCACCCGAAAACTCAACATCTTCGACGAAAAACTATGGATGATTCCTATGTTGTTAGCCAAGAAGATGGATCATCAGTATGGAGAAATGATCAGCAATTTACAAGTTGTAATGGACTAGAAAGAGCATCCTCTGCATCTGTCTTGTCTGATGTCTCCGATCCAATGTTGTCGAACAATCCGAAATCCATGAATATGTTTAAATCAGAAGGGACTCCTGAGCTTTCTTCTACACTTACTAGTTATGATGGTGAAGATGAAGATTTTGCCACTCAAGAAggaactttcattggtgatggtgACAATGAGTATGAATTAGAGCCAAAAAGAAG GAAGAAAGAAGGCTATTCAGTTGAACCAAGTTTATTGTCAAGAACAGTGAGAGAACCAAAAGTAGTCCTCCAGGTGGAGAGTGAGATCGATATTCTTGAAGATGGCTATCGCTGGAGAAAATATGGACAAAAAGTTGTCAAAGGAAACCCGAACCCCAG GAGCTACTACAAATGTACAAGTGCTGGATGCATAGTGAGGAAACACGTCGAAAGGGCATCAGATGACTTAAAATCAGTAATCACAACATATGAGGGGAAACACAACCATGAAGTGCCATCAGCAAACAAGACGAACGGAGTCGCAGGACACGTCCGTTCAGCATCTACATTAAATGGGCAACAACCTTGCACTACATCTCGAAAAAGTCTCAAAGATTCAAATATCAGAGTGCAATTTCAAGATCTACCGATTCCATTCGAAAGGAAGCATTTTGTAGGAAGCGAATATTTAAGGCCAAGTTTTGGTGGAagttaccttgacaacttgagtTTCGGAGCTTGTTCTTTGCAGCTTCCAGACTTCCCATTGTCATTGCCATTGCCAGCGCGAATGAGTTTTCCTGCAATACAGAACGAGCCTTGTCTTGGTGACTTCCATTTTCCATCCAATCCTTGTCTTGCAGTTGGGAATATCCAACATATTAATGATGACAACAATTCGAGATTCCTTAAAACCAAAGAGGAGTTTCAGTACTGGACGTAG
- the LOC132640061 gene encoding uncharacterized protein LOC132640061 isoform X2: MTVARKTGKIESLKKFEANGTMVSAKPVMVPQIEEKMMVMLNETRRKLGSFQICALCTCCGGDKGYCLPTPCCYAINCNIPNRPFGFCAFTPKTCNCLGCHI; this comes from the exons ATGACAGTAGCAAGAAAAACTGGAAAGATTGAATCTTTAAAGAAATTTGAG GCAAATGGAACTATGGTGTCAGCAAAGCCAGTAATGGTGCCACAAATTGAGGAGAAGATGATGGTGATGCTAAATGAGACTAGGAGAAAACTTGGCAGCTTTCAGATTTGTGCACTTTGCACTTGCTGTGGTGGGGATAAAGGATACTGCTTGCCCACTCCTTGTTGCTATGCCATCAATTGTAATATACCAAACAGGCCTTTTGGTTTCTGTGCTTTCACTCCTAAAACTTGTAATTGTCTTGGATGCCATATCTAA
- the LOC132640061 gene encoding uncharacterized protein LOC132640061 isoform X1 encodes MSTVSGVLFPFLLLVFFVIFNGAKVSHANGTMVSAKPVMVPQIEEKMMVMLNETRRKLGSFQICALCTCCGGDKGYCLPTPCCYAINCNIPNRPFGFCAFTPKTCNCLGCHI; translated from the exons ATGTCTACTGTTAGTGGGGTTCTTTTTCCCTTTCTATTACTTGTGTTTTTTGTAATTTTTAATGGAGCCAAAGTTTCCCAT GCAAATGGAACTATGGTGTCAGCAAAGCCAGTAATGGTGCCACAAATTGAGGAGAAGATGATGGTGATGCTAAATGAGACTAGGAGAAAACTTGGCAGCTTTCAGATTTGTGCACTTTGCACTTGCTGTGGTGGGGATAAAGGATACTGCTTGCCCACTCCTTGTTGCTATGCCATCAATTGTAATATACCAAACAGGCCTTTTGGTTTCTGTGCTTTCACTCCTAAAACTTGTAATTGTCTTGGATGCCATATCTAA
- the LOC132640061 gene encoding uncharacterized protein LOC132640061 isoform X3, whose product MIVARKTGKIESLKKFEANGTMVSAKPVMVPQIEEKMMVMLNETRRKLGSFQICALCTCCGGDKGYCLPTPCCYAINCNIPNRPFGFCAFTPKTCNCLGCHI is encoded by the exons ATGATAGTAGCAAGAAAAACTGGAAAGATTGAATCTTTAAAGaaatttgag GCAAATGGAACTATGGTGTCAGCAAAGCCAGTAATGGTGCCACAAATTGAGGAGAAGATGATGGTGATGCTAAATGAGACTAGGAGAAAACTTGGCAGCTTTCAGATTTGTGCACTTTGCACTTGCTGTGGTGGGGATAAAGGATACTGCTTGCCCACTCCTTGTTGCTATGCCATCAATTGTAATATACCAAACAGGCCTTTTGGTTTCTGTGCTTTCACTCCTAAAACTTGTAATTGTCTTGGATGCCATATCTAA
- the LOC132642164 gene encoding L-ascorbate oxidase homolog — translation MDKQILSFVLLLLFSCLVTVHGEDPYLTFEWNVTYGTISPLGVPQQVILINGQFPGPKINCTSNNNIVVNVFNQLDEPFLITWKGIQQRKNSWQDGTPGTNCPIPPGKNFTYHFQVKDQIGSYYYHPTTALHRSVGGYGPINIHSRALIPVPFDAPAEEFNVLVSDWYTKSHKTLRGLLDTGRSLGRPEGIVINGKSGKGDGKDEPMFSMDSQKTYRFRFCNVGMKDTINVRVQGHTMKLVEMEGSHTVQNLYEMLDVHLGQCLSVLVTADQDPKDYFIVASSRFTKEPRVATATIRYTNGKAPASPDLGEAPEGWEWSLNQFNSFRWNLTASAARPNPQGSYHYGQINITRTIRLVSTVGIVDGKRRYAINGVSHVDPETPIKLAQYYGVEDKVFKYDLLQDGYIPPTGNEKITVAPNVVNATYRNFVEIILENHEKSVQSWHLDGYNFFAVAIQPGRWKPEMRQNTYNLLDAVSRSTIQVYPNSWAAIMTTLDNAGLWNLRSNVLEKQYLGHQLYFSVLSSTRSLKDEYNMPDNDVLCGVIKDLPLPKPYSI, via the exons ATGGATAAACAAATACTAAGTTTTGTTCTTCTTTTGCTATTTTCATGTTTGGTCACGGTACATGGAGAGGATCCTTACCTGACTTTCGAATGGAATGTCACTTATGGTACTATTTCTCCGCTTGGCGTGCCTCAACAAGTCATTCTAATCAATGGTCAATTCCCTGGACCTAAAATCAATTGCACATCAAACAACAACATAGTTGTCAATGTATTTAACCAATTGGATGAACCATTCCTTATAACATGGAAAGGTATCCAACAAAGGAAGAATTCTTGGCAAGATGGTACCCCGGGCACGAATTGTCCAATCCCTCCTGGAAAAAATTTCACGTACCATTTTCAGGTCAAGGACCAAATCGGTAGCTATTACTACCACCCCACCACCGCGTTACACAGGTCGGTTGGTGGCTATGGTCCCATAAATATCCATAGTCGTGCTTTGATCCCTGTCCCATTTGATGCCCCCGCAGAAGAATTCAACGTTCTTGTGAGTGATTGGTACACAAAAAGTCACAAAACGTTGAGAGGCCTTTTAGACACCGGGCGTTCACTTGGAAGGCCAGAAGGGATAGTTATTAATGGTAAAAGTGGCAAAGGTGATGGCAAGGATGAACCTATGTTTTCAATGGACTCACAAAAGACATATAGGTTTAGGTTTTGCAATGTTGGCATGAAGGATACTATCAATGTTAGAGTCCAAGGCCATACGATGAAACTTGTTGAGATGGAAGGATCTCATACAGTTCAAAACTTGTATGAAATGTTGGATGTTCACTTGGGACAATGCTTATCCGTCTTGGTGACAGCTGATCAAGACCCCAAGGACTATTTCATTGTGGCTTCTTCACGCTTTACCAAGGAACCCCGTGTCGCCACCGCCACCATCCGTTATACCAACG GTAAAGCCCCAGCCTCACCGGATTTGGGAGAAGCCCCAGAAGGTTGGGAATGGTCTCTCAACCAATTCAACTCATTCCGTTGGAATTTGACCGCGAGTGCAGCTAGACCTAACCCACAAGGTAGTTACCACTACGGGCAAATCAACATCACGCGGACGATCAGGTTAGTGAGCACAGTTGGCATTGTTGACGGGAAGCGTAGGTACGCCATCAACGGCGTCTCACATGTGGACCCCGAGACGCCGATTAAGTTGGCTCAATACTATGGTGTTGAGGACAAGGTGTTCAAATATGACCTACTTCAGGATGGGTATATACCACCAACTGGTAATGAGAAAATCACAGttgcaccaaatgtggttaatgCTACATACCGCAATTTTGTGGAAATCATACTTGAGAACCATGAGAAGAGTGTTCAATCTTGGCACTTGGATGGATACAACTTCTTTGCTGTTGC GATTCAACCTGGGAGGTGGAAACCAGAGATGAGGCAAAACACCTACAACTTACTTGATGCAGTGAGTAGGAGCACAATCCAAGTGTACCCAAACTCATGGGCTGCAATTATGACAACTCTTGACAATGCTGGACTTTGGAATTTAAGGTCCAATGTACTAGAGAAACAATATTTGGGCCACCAGCTTTACTTTAGTGTTCTATCCTCAACTAGATCTTTGAAAGATGAGTACAACATGCCTGATAATGATGTCTTGTGTGGTGTCATCAAGGATTTGCCTCTTCCAAAACCTTACtccatataa
- the LOC132640062 gene encoding probable methylenetetrahydrofolate reductase (NADH), which produces MKVIEKIQESAKTDRVVFSFEFFPPKTEDGVDNLFERMERMVSHNPSFCDITWGAGGSTADLTLEIANRMQNMVCVETMMHLTCTNMPVEKIDHALENIKSNGIQNVLALRGDPPHGQDKFVQVEGGFACALDLVKHMRAKYGDYFGITVAGYPEAHPDVIPANGLATPEAYENDLAYLKKKVDAGADLIVTQLFYDTDNFLKFVNDCRQIGITCPIVPGIMPINNYKGFLRMTGFCKTKIPAEIMAALEPIKDNEEAVKAYGIHLGTEMCKKIMASGIKTLHLYTLNMEKSALAILMNLGLIEESKISRPLPWRRPTNVFRVKEDVRPIFWANRPKSYISRTIGWDEYPHGRWGNAQNPSYGALSDYQFMRARSRDKKLQEEWTVALNSVEDIYERFMNYCLGKLRSCPWSELDGLQEETKIIDEHLGNINTKGFLTINSQPAVNGAKSDAPLVGWGGPGGYVYQKAYLEFFCSPEKLNAVVAKCKAFPFLTYMAVNKEGNWISNANQTDVNAVTWGVFPAKEIVQPTIVDPASFMVWKDEAFEIWSRGWAQLYPENDPSRKLLEQVQNSYYLVSLVDNDYINGDLFAIFKDI; this is translated from the exons atgaaGGTCATTGAGAAAATTCAAGAATCTGCTAAAACAGACAGAGTAGTATTCTCATTTGAATTCTTTCCACCAAAAACTGAAGATGGTGTTGACAATTTATTTGAAAGAATGGAAAGAATGGTGTCACATAATCCATCTTTTTGTGATATTACATGGGGTGCTGGTGGTTCCACAGCAGATCTAACACTTGAAATTGCTAATAGAATGCAAAATATGGTTTGTGTTGAAACAATGATGCATTTGACTTGTACTAATATGCCTGTTGAGAAAATTGATCATGCTCTTGAAAATATTAAGAGTAATGGTATACAAAATGTACTTGCTCTTCGTGGTGATCCACCTCACGGTCAAGATAAGTTTGTTCAAGTTGAAGGTGGTTTTGCTTGTGCTTTGGATCTG GTAAAGCACATGCGGGCCAAGTATGGTGACTACTTTGGGATAACTGTTGCCGGTTACCCAG AGGCACATCCTGATGTTATACCTGCTAATGGACTAGCTACACCAGAGGCATATGAAAACGACCTTGCTTATCTCAAAAAAAAG GTTGATGCTGGAGCTGATCTCATTGTAACTCAACTCTTCTACGATACTGATAATTTCCTCAAGTTTGTCAATGATTGCCGTCAGATTGGGATAACTTGTCCCATTGTTCCCGGAATCATGCCCATCAACAATTATAAGGGCTTCTTGCGTATGACTGGATTTTGCAAAACTAAG ATCCCAGCAGAGATTATGGCTGCCTTGGAGCCTATTAAGGATAACGAAGAGGCTGTCAAAGCATATGGAATTCACCTTGGAACTGAAATGTGCAAGAAGATTATGGCCAGCGGCATTAAGACTTTGCATCTTTATACATTAAATATGGAGAAATCAGCACTGGCCATTTTGATG AATCTTGGATTGATAGAAGAGTCCAAAATTTCAAGGCCATTACCTTGGAGACGTCCTACAAATGTTTTCCGTGTTAAAGAAGATGTTCGTCCTATATTCTG GGCCAACCGTCCAAAGAGCTACATCTCAAGGACCATTGGTTGGGATGAGTATCCACATGGCCGATGGGGCAACGCTCAAAATCCATCTTATGGAGCACTTAGTGATTATCAG TTCATGCGGGCACGTTCACGTGATAAGAAACTTCAAGAGGAATGGACTGTTGCTCTCAATAGTGTGGAAGATATCTATGAG AGATTTATGAACTACTGTCTCGGGAAACTGAGAAGTTGTCCTTGGTCCGAGTTAGATGGGCTTCAGGAAGAGACAAAGATCATCGATGAACACTTGGGTAATATAAACACGAAAGGTTTCTTAACTATTAACAGCCAACCGGCAGTTAATGGTGCAAAATCTGATGCTCCTTTAGTTG GATGGGGTGGTCCTGGTGGATATGTTTATCAGAAGGCATACTTGGAGTTCTTTTGCTCGCCCGAGAAGTTGAATGCTGTTGTCGCAAAATGCAAGGCTTTCCCCTTCCTTACCTACATGGCTGTGAACAAGGAAGGAAACTGGATTTCCAACGCCAACCAAACCGACGTCAATGCGGTGACATGGGGCGTCTTCCCAGCTAAGGAGATTGTACAACCAACCATCGTTGATCCTGCCAGCTTCATGGTATGGAAAGATGAGGCATTTGAAATCTGGTCAAGAGGTTGGGCTCAATTATACCCAGAAAACGATCCATCAAGAAAATTGCTCGAACAA GTTCAAAACAGTTACTACTTGGTCAGCCTTGTTGATAACGATTACATCAATGGAGATTTGTTTGCCATCTTCAAGGATATTTGA